A region from the Methanofollis liminatans DSM 4140 genome encodes:
- a CDS encoding biotin transporter BioY codes for MYGDERRSRIIAESAGFIALIAAGSWVSIPFFPVPLTLQTFFVLLAGAVMKRRAVVPVGLYVLLGALGLPLFHNGTAGIGVLFGPTGGFILGFIAAGLVAGIAYEHQSDRIRIAGLAAASLLIYLFGVLWLALSTGMGIAAAIVIGMVPFLPGDAVKAAAVFYVARRLQ; via the coding sequence ATGTACGGAGACGAGCGGCGTTCCCGGATTATCGCAGAGTCGGCAGGCTTTATCGCCCTGATTGCCGCGGGCTCGTGGGTCTCAATCCCGTTTTTCCCGGTCCCGCTCACCCTTCAGACCTTCTTTGTCCTCCTCGCCGGTGCGGTGATGAAGCGGCGGGCGGTCGTGCCGGTCGGGCTCTACGTGCTGCTCGGGGCCCTGGGCCTCCCGCTCTTCCACAACGGGACGGCGGGAATCGGTGTTCTTTTCGGGCCGACCGGGGGTTTCATTCTTGGTTTTATCGCTGCCGGCCTCGTGGCAGGAATTGCCTATGAACATCAGTCAGACCGGATCAGGATCGCGGGGCTTGCCGCCGCATCGCTTCTGATCTATCTCTTCGGGGTCTTGTGGCTCGCCCTTTCGACAGGGATGGGCATCGCGGCGGCGATCGTGATCGGCATGGTTCCCTTTCTGCCGGGCGACGCCGTCAAGGCGGCAGCGGTGTTTTATGTCGCCAGACGGTTGCAATGA
- a CDS encoding ATP-binding cassette domain-containing protein has product MIALTDVRHQILAIPSLILPEGTTALIGPNGSGKSTLLSLLAGLHLPQEGSVRFDGRLPREVEIGWVDEFPDQSILFTCVFDEIAGPSRFACLPCGETERRVGEAATLVGIEGLLTRTVRDLSGGERALVALATALSSRPEVLVLDEFDSHLDEETAGEVERAIGACRCPYVVRCTQDMEAASRADMVVFLKEGSVVHAGPPAEVFLALEKTCFYPDLWRCGRAGGA; this is encoded by the coding sequence ATGATCGCACTTACGGACGTTCGCCACCAGATCCTCGCCATCCCCTCCCTCATCCTTCCTGAGGGAACGACCGCGCTCATCGGCCCGAACGGCAGCGGGAAGTCCACACTGCTCTCCCTGCTTGCCGGGCTGCATCTCCCGCAGGAAGGGAGCGTCCGCTTCGACGGCCGACTGCCCAGGGAGGTCGAGATCGGATGGGTCGACGAGTTTCCTGATCAGAGCATCCTCTTCACCTGTGTTTTCGACGAGATCGCCGGACCCTCCCGGTTTGCCTGCCTTCCCTGCGGGGAGACTGAGCGGCGTGTCGGCGAGGCCGCCACCCTGGTCGGGATCGAGGGGCTGCTTACGCGGACGGTCAGGGATCTCTCCGGCGGCGAGCGGGCCCTTGTGGCCCTCGCAACCGCCTTGTCCTCCCGCCCTGAGGTGCTGGTCCTCGATGAGTTCGACTCGCACCTTGACGAAGAGACGGCAGGGGAGGTGGAACGGGCGATCGGCGCCTGCCGGTGCCCGTATGTCGTCAGGTGCACCCAGGACATGGAGGCGGCGTCCCGCGCCGATATGGTTGTCTTCCTCAAGGAAGGGTCGGTCGTCCATGCCGGTCCGCCCGCAGAGGTGTTTCTGGCACTTGAAAAGACCTGTTTCTACCCTGACCTCTGGAGGTGCGGTCGTGCAGGTGGCGCTTGA
- a CDS encoding ATP-binding cassette domain-containing protein, whose protein sequence is MKRPVSTLTSGGAVVQVALEEIAFSRRAFTLACSGVFEEGIHLVTGRVGSGKTTLALLLAGLLQPDAGSVRREGVGTMTLSFQNPEYHVTEAAVRAEIASYGADPDAVAGQCGLAGRIDDDPFHLSRGELKRLHLACVFARAWDLLILDEPFSSLDCVQKRHLCRWLEERDAGITVIFTHERQVLPRVDYIWEVADGRAACLGPVPGAIGRWRYAPPYLRRALEDGRMPANIRFEDVREAR, encoded by the coding sequence TTGAAAAGACCTGTTTCTACCCTGACCTCTGGAGGTGCGGTCGTGCAGGTGGCGCTTGAAGAGATCGCCTTCTCCCGCAGAGCGTTCACCCTCGCCTGTTCTGGTGTCTTTGAAGAGGGGATCCATCTTGTCACCGGCAGGGTGGGGAGCGGGAAGACGACGCTTGCTCTCCTCCTCGCTGGCCTTTTGCAGCCAGACGCCGGGAGCGTGCGGCGCGAGGGCGTCGGAACGATGACCCTCTCCTTCCAGAACCCCGAGTACCATGTCACCGAAGCGGCGGTCAGGGCGGAGATCGCCTCCTATGGTGCGGACCCGGACGCCGTTGCCGGACAGTGCGGTCTTGCCGGCCGTATCGACGACGACCCGTTCCACCTCTCCCGCGGCGAACTCAAGCGGCTTCATCTTGCCTGTGTCTTTGCCCGCGCATGGGATCTGCTGATCCTCGACGAGCCCTTCAGTTCGCTCGACTGCGTGCAGAAACGGCATCTCTGCCGTTGGCTGGAGGAACGCGATGCCGGCATCACCGTGATCTTCACCCATGAACGCCAGGTGCTCCCGCGGGTCGACTATATCTGGGAGGTCGCAGACGGCAGGGCGGCGTGTCTCGGCCCGGTCCCCGGGGCGATCGGCCGCTGGCGGTATGCACCGCCGTACCTGAGGCGTGCACTCGAAGATGGACGCATGCCTGCCAACATCAGGTTCGAGGACGTGAGGGAGGCGAGATGA
- the oadA gene encoding sodium-extruding oxaloacetate decarboxylase subunit alpha: MSAASPKRVHITDTTLRDAHQSLIATRMRTEDMLPLARKMDDVGFFSLEAWGGATFDSCIRFLNDDPWDRLRDLKAELDKTPIQMLLRGQNLVGYRHYPDDVVERFVDAAYKNGVDIFRVFDALNDVRNMEKAFSSVKAAGAHLQGTICYTTSPVHTTAKFIEMAEDLSARGCDSVCIKDMAGLIMPGAARDLIAGIKERIDIPVCLHSHSTSGVAPMSYQAAIDAGVDILDTAMSPFALGTSQPPTESVVASLMGTDRETGIDLHALHKVRDLCVRLREKYQGLLDPISERVDSDVLIYQLPGGMISNLVSQLKEQDALNRLEEVFVEIPRVRQDLGYPPLVTPTSQIVGTQAVLNVLMGGKRYGNVTKEVKDYVRGLYGRSPAAISDEIRGIIIGNEDVITVRPADLLEPAYEKMREQAEKDGLVRKEEDVLTYILYPAIAPSFLKGERKPEGIPERRAAAATSSADIPSFMEVEVDGEIFSVRIVSVEGSAVDSGSRAAGTELPRGEIAGGIKSNMQGMVLEVRVSPGVQVKKGDVLLVLEAMKMENPIYAPADGKVKEIFVDSGDVVQNGDVLMVVE; the protein is encoded by the coding sequence ATGAGTGCTGCCAGTCCTAAACGAGTTCATATTACCGATACGACGCTCAGGGATGCCCATCAGTCGCTCATCGCCACCCGAATGAGAACAGAGGACATGCTTCCTCTGGCTCGTAAGATGGATGATGTGGGCTTCTTCTCCCTTGAGGCATGGGGCGGGGCGACCTTTGACAGTTGTATCCGCTTTCTGAACGACGACCCCTGGGATCGCCTTCGCGATCTGAAGGCCGAACTCGACAAGACGCCGATCCAGATGCTCCTGCGGGGTCAGAACCTTGTCGGCTACCGCCACTATCCGGACGATGTCGTGGAGCGGTTCGTGGACGCCGCATATAAAAACGGCGTGGATATTTTCAGGGTCTTTGACGCCCTCAACGACGTCCGGAACATGGAGAAGGCGTTTTCCAGCGTGAAAGCGGCCGGCGCCCATCTCCAGGGTACGATCTGCTATACGACGAGCCCGGTGCACACGACGGCGAAGTTCATCGAGATGGCCGAGGACCTCTCAGCCCGCGGCTGCGACTCGGTCTGCATCAAGGATATGGCCGGGCTGATCATGCCTGGAGCGGCCCGCGACCTCATCGCCGGGATCAAGGAGCGCATCGATATTCCGGTCTGTCTCCATTCCCACTCGACGAGCGGCGTGGCGCCGATGAGTTATCAGGCGGCAATAGATGCCGGCGTCGATATCCTTGACACGGCGATGTCGCCCTTCGCCCTGGGCACCTCGCAGCCGCCGACCGAGAGCGTGGTCGCATCGCTGATGGGGACCGACCGCGAGACCGGGATCGACCTGCACGCCCTTCATAAGGTCAGGGACCTCTGCGTGCGGCTGCGGGAGAAATATCAGGGGCTCCTCGACCCGATCTCAGAGCGCGTCGATTCCGACGTGCTCATCTACCAGCTGCCCGGCGGGATGATCTCGAACCTGGTCTCGCAGCTGAAAGAGCAGGACGCCCTTAACCGCCTCGAAGAGGTGTTTGTGGAGATCCCGCGGGTGCGACAGGACCTCGGTTACCCCCCGCTGGTGACCCCGACCTCCCAGATCGTCGGGACGCAGGCGGTGCTCAACGTCCTGATGGGCGGGAAGCGCTACGGCAACGTCACAAAGGAGGTCAAGGACTATGTGCGGGGGCTGTACGGACGGTCGCCGGCAGCGATCTCCGATGAGATCAGGGGGATCATCATCGGGAACGAGGACGTGATCACGGTCCGCCCGGCCGATCTCCTTGAGCCGGCCTATGAAAAGATGCGCGAGCAGGCCGAGAAGGACGGTCTTGTCCGCAAGGAGGAGGACGTCCTCACCTACATCCTCTATCCGGCGATCGCCCCGTCGTTCCTGAAAGGTGAGCGCAAGCCCGAGGGGATCCCGGAGAGAAGGGCGGCCGCCGCCACCTCCTCTGCCGATATCCCGAGCTTCATGGAGGTCGAGGTCGACGGCGAGATCTTCTCGGTCAGGATCGTCTCGGTGGAGGGGAGTGCGGTCGACTCGGGCTCCAGGGCCGCCGGGACCGAACTGCCCAGAGGGGAGATCGCAGGCGGGATCAAGTCCAACATGCAGGGGATGGTCCTCGAAGTGCGGGTGAGCCCGGGCGTGCAGGTAAAGAAGGGCGACGTCCTTCTGGTGCTTGAGGCGATGAAGATGGAGAACCCGATCTATGCCCCTGCTGACGGCAAGGTCAAGGAGATCTTCGTGGACTCCGGGGATGTCGTCCAGAACGGGGATGTCCTGATGGTGGTCGAATGA
- a CDS encoding acetyl-CoA carboxylase biotin carboxylase subunit, which produces MRYFEKVLIANRGEIAIRVMRGCRELGIETVAIYSTPDKNALHVKYADEGFFVGEAPPQKSYLNMERIVEIARKSGAEAVHPGYGFLAENAKFAKMVEEEGLTFIGPSWRTIEMMGSKIESKQKMREAGVPVLPGTPGGIASIEEAARVAEEIGYPVIVKASAGGGGIGMHIVNSPEELEEAIKGSMKIAESAFGDATVFIEKYLVKPRHIEFQVLADNYGSTLHLYDRECSIQRRHQKLVEEAPSPIMTDELRERMSASAVTVAKASGYRNAGTVEFLYSGGEYYFMEMNTRLQVEHTITEMITGIDLVKQQLAIASGQDLSFGQEDVSIRGHAIECRINAEDPMNNFQADPGKIVRYRSPGGPGIRVDSGIHMGYTIPPNYDSMISKLCAWGQTRMEAIERMRRAIYEYVVLGVKTTLPLHHALMHNREFVQGRTHTHFLQEEHIAQSLRRSLREEETRMATLADSLRQGKEMAAISAAVNVYINSRKR; this is translated from the coding sequence ATGAGATATTTTGAGAAGGTACTCATCGCGAATCGCGGCGAGATCGCGATCAGAGTGATGCGGGGCTGCCGCGAGCTCGGCATCGAGACGGTCGCCATCTACTCGACGCCGGACAAAAACGCCCTTCATGTGAAGTATGCGGACGAGGGGTTCTTTGTGGGCGAAGCCCCGCCGCAGAAGAGCTATCTCAACATGGAGCGGATCGTCGAGATCGCCAGAAAGTCGGGCGCCGAGGCGGTGCATCCTGGCTACGGCTTCCTTGCCGAGAACGCGAAGTTTGCGAAGATGGTCGAGGAGGAGGGGCTCACTTTCATCGGGCCGTCGTGGCGGACCATCGAGATGATGGGCTCGAAGATCGAGAGCAAGCAGAAGATGCGGGAGGCCGGTGTGCCGGTGCTGCCGGGGACGCCCGGCGGGATCGCGAGCATCGAGGAGGCGGCGCGGGTCGCAGAGGAGATCGGCTACCCGGTGATCGTGAAGGCGAGCGCCGGCGGCGGCGGGATCGGGATGCACATCGTCAACAGCCCGGAAGAACTCGAGGAGGCGATCAAAGGGAGCATGAAGATCGCCGAGTCGGCCTTCGGGGATGCGACGGTGTTCATCGAGAAGTACCTGGTGAAGCCCCGCCATATCGAGTTCCAGGTGCTCGCCGACAACTACGGCTCCACCCTGCACCTCTACGACCGCGAGTGCTCGATCCAGCGCCGCCACCAGAAACTGGTGGAGGAGGCACCGTCACCGATCATGACCGACGAACTGCGTGAGCGGATGTCGGCCTCGGCGGTGACGGTCGCAAAGGCGTCGGGCTACCGGAACGCGGGCACGGTGGAGTTTCTCTACTCGGGTGGGGAGTATTATTTCATGGAGATGAACACCCGCCTGCAGGTGGAGCACACGATCACCGAGATGATCACGGGCATCGACCTGGTGAAGCAGCAGCTCGCTATCGCCTCGGGGCAGGACCTCTCCTTCGGGCAGGAGGACGTCTCGATCCGCGGGCACGCGATTGAGTGCCGGATCAACGCCGAGGACCCGATGAACAATTTCCAGGCCGATCCTGGCAAGATCGTCCGGTACCGCTCGCCCGGAGGGCCCGGCATCCGGGTGGACTCCGGGATCCATATGGGGTATACGATCCCGCCGAACTACGATTCGATGATCTCGAAGCTCTGTGCCTGGGGTCAGACGCGGATGGAGGCGATCGAACGGATGCGCAGGGCGATCTACGAGTATGTCGTCCTGGGGGTGAAGACGACCCTGCCCCTCCACCATGCCCTGATGCACAACCGCGAGTTCGTGCAGGGCCGGACGCACACCCATTTCCTCCAGGAGGAGCATAT